The DNA sequence ataccctcccagctgtgctaccACTAGGGCTCCAGGCAGAATCCTTTGACTGTACTAGGTTGGAACTGCTGCTGTGTCATCTGGGGACCAGTGCTTGGAACCCCAGGTCACCGTACATGAGAGCCCCAGGGAGCCCTTTACAGGGCTGCCAGGGACAGGTGGGCAGTGGCAGGGCTGAGCCACCAAAGCAGGGAGTAGCCACATTGTCCCCACCTCTCCCGCCCATGCCCTCATTTGAAAGATACCTGACAGATGCCAGCCACCCAGGGCCCTGTGACTGTGATACATCACAGCATCCATCCAGGATGGGACCTTCAACCCATGCTGCTGAGGGGTGTGAGGGCAGCCGGGCAGAAGGGAAGAGGCACAGAGGAGGCTCAGGGGCCTGGGGGCACACTAGAGGGGATAGGGGAGGCTTTCTCTGCTCCCAGAGTGAGAAGTGCTCAGAGGGAGCCCCCAAAGAGCCCCTTCCTGCCTCTGAATGCCTGACCTGGACTTCTGGCCCCTCACATTCCAGGAAAGAGTGCCTGGAGGGCAGGAAAGGGCTGCTGGGCACTGAGGTACGGACCAAGGTATGGTCAGCTCTCTAAGAAAATGGGTCtcggccggagaaatagcatggaggtaaggcgtttgcccttcatgcaggaggtcatcggttcgaatcccggcaccccatatggtcccccgtgcctgccaggagcaatttctgagcctggagccaggaataacccctgagcactgccgggtgtgacccaaaaaccaaaaaaaaaaaaaaatgggtctcAAAGAGGAGGAGCAGAAGGCATTGAAGCAGAGGATGGGGCTGCCAGAGGGAATGTTGTGAGGTTGTGACCTGGGATGATGGCTCTGGACAAGCCTCAGGGTCCTCTGAGGGAAAGCTCTGCTGCATTAGGGCTGGGAACAGGCAGCCTGAGCACTGTCCTGAGTTGTCACCCCAGCCCCCAAACCGATGCTCTCTCATTACTTAGGTAGGTGGTGAGTCTTCCAGGACACTGCGAGGGTGACAGGATGACACGGTGGTCAGAAGCCCCCTGACTAAGCCCTCTACTAGCTCAGAACTACATTTCCCCACTGCCTTTTGCTAGGGGTGGTCATATGACCCAACTCCTGCCAAGGAAGTGTAAGCAGCGAAGTCAAGTTATTTTCTGGGGAAACTTCAAAGGGAAGGGAGGCAGTCTTTTTCCCTCCCGCCTATTTACTGCCAGAAAGAGGGGTATGATGGTTGAAGATGAGGGAACAATACAGGGGTGCCTCTCTGGAAGGCCTCTCTGGAGGCATCAGCTGCCCACAGTCATCCATGGCATGAACCCCTCAAACAAGAAACACAATCTTCAGCTTCCTCAGTGGGCTTTCTTGTATGTGCCCAGAGCCAGGCTCTGGCTGGGGCCCCATCACTGGAGAGGAAGGAGCTAGGGCTCTATCTTATGGGGCTCTATCTTGTGCGGAGAACCAGGGCCAGTACAGGGACTGCTGTGCTTGTGTTGGAGAGCAGGGCCAGTGCCTTGTCTCTTACCTGCCTCCTTCCTACTGGTGGTCCTTGCACAGAGCAGGTGGGGGCTGAGAAACATCTTCCTCAGTGCTCCTGAGCTGACCTCACCTACCAGTGTCCAGCTGCCCAGGGTAGAGTGGGGAACTCACATGTTAccttccccccaacttcctgcctatctcacctggagaaggagaccctcccatagctgggaggggtctgtggttggttgtaatttaaggggttgcctgaggggtAGGGTGAGACAAGACAGAGGCTCTTGGAGATGAGAGGCTCGGCAAGAAAAAGCAGCAGAGAAATGAGAGACAGCATGGCTAGAGaagctgtttagcttagaagccacacctgACGGTTAGGGCCTAATAATAAAGCTTCGTGTCTCTTGAAATCTGACTGctatggatcatttctttgccatTATCCTGGCATTATCCTCAGACCCACTTGCCAAAGGAGCTGCAggcaccatccatccatccactccatGCACCCCAAGGACTcagtaattaatatttaatacaacacccGAGTAGCCCACAGGTGTagagggaggagggtgatgggccCATGAGTTCCCCAGGGCAGGCTGGGCTCTGGGTATTGGTGTGGGGGCTGAAGGAGGAAAACCTGTGGGGGAGGGCACCTCTGGGATCCCAGAACCCCTAGGCCTACCAGACAGCAAGATGTGACAGTGAGCACCACCATGGACTGGCCAGGAGCACGAAGGAGCCACAAGGAACAGGGGGACTGAGCTGTGCTAGGGTGTCACAATCCTCATTCTCTGAAGTGAGCGAGGAAGGACTCCCTCTGTGGTCCTGCCCCCCTGCTGGCCGGCCCCCCACTGGGCAAAGTTAGAAAATATTCAGGTTTCTGGAACTTCTGTCCAGAGCCCATGTACTCTCCAGCTGAGGGAGGAGATACCCTGGTGTACCATCCTGGGGGCCACAGGGTCCTGCCCACTCCCCACAGCTCCCAGAAGTGTCGTCAGTGACTCTCACTCTATCGTGCCCCAGCCCCTAACACAGTTATATGGTTAGTTCGTCTGAGTTGAAGCACGGGCTTCTGGAACCTTATGGAGCCTTCTGGGGCTCTGGGAACAGCTGTCTACATCTGGAAGGCCCAGGCCCCAGCTAGGAGGCTCAGAGTGTTCTCATACCCTCTTGCATCCATCACGTGGCTGGATTTAAGCCATCCAGAGCCATGTGGGTGGGGAGGGGTAAGGGGGAGTCCATGCTGACTTGGGCTCAGTTGGGAAGTTTCCGGCAGTATCCCTctcaggatgctcaggggttgggcCTGCTAGCACCTGACCCAGCCTCTGTCCAAAGCAGATAGGGAGGGGAGTTCACCATGGAATTCACTGCTACccaggggtgggagtgggggtctCCACAGATGAGGGAGCTGCATGGGGCGCTAGGAAAACCTGTGTCCTCTACCCTCCACCCCCAGGAACCCTGTGATACCTTGCTTCCCTGAAGTCGGGTTAGGGGGTGGGAAGGTAACCAGGTTGGAGGCAAGGCGGCTGCGGAGTGTGCCTCTCCCAGTTTATGGCAAGTCCCGGTGCTTCCCGAGGCTCTCCCGCGGGAGATGAATGGACTGCAGAAAAAGAAACTTTCCTGGAGATGGAGGGGAGTGCAGAAGAACCAGAGCTCCTAGGGCTCTGACTCCCGAGTACGGTTTGGGCACTGCGGGGTTGGGGGGGAGTTCCGTCCCTAAGTGCCTCGTCCCCCTGCATCGGCCTCGACTGAGCTGAGATGGACGGAGCGGGACTGGCTGGGGCGTGTGCCCCGGGAGGCCCCAGCTCAGAGGAGGCAGGGCCCAGGCTGGGGCGAGTCCTGTGCCCCCCACAGAATCCGGATCCCACCCTCCACACGGGAGGGCCGCGCAGGGTCAGGGAGCGGGAGCAAGATGCGGGCGAGGCCTGCTGCGGTTTATTGATCGAGTCCAGTTCAGCAAAGTGTGTCCGAGCGTCCGAGCGCGCAGagccggcgggcgggcggccggCCCTCGGCACAGGCCGGCCAGTCGCGCGCGGGGCTCAGAGATGCGGCGCGTAGAAGGCGGGCGCGCCGTAGGTCTGCGAGCCCAGCACGAAGGGGGACAGCACGGCGGGGCTGGACAGGAAAGGCAGCTGCGCGGCGCACACCAGGCCGCCAGGGCCGTGCGCGGGGTAGCCCGCCGGGCCGTGCATGGCGAGGGGCGCGCCCATGGGCGGCGACGGGCTGAGCGGGCTGAGGCCCCCCGGCAGCCCCGCGCCGGGCCCCGCGCCGGGCCCCGCGCCGCCCCCGCTGCCCGTGGGCGCGCTGGTGTCGGCGCCCGGGTTCTGCTTCTTCCACTTGGTGCGGCGGTTCTGGAACCAGATCTTGACCTGCGTCTCGGTGAGGCTGAGCGACAGCGCCAGGTTGAGGCGCTCGCACACCGACAGGTAGCGCGTCGCCTTGAACTTGTTCTCCAGCGCCACGAGCTGCTCGTAGGTGAAGGCGGTGCGCGCCCGCCGCGGCTTGCCGGACTTGGAGTCGGAGCCGGTGCGTTTGCGCTTGGGCTTGGCTGCGCTCTGCGGGGCGGCCCCCGCGCCCCCCGCCGCCGAGGGGCCCGGCGAGTTCCCTCGGGGGCCCGGGATCTCAGAGTCGTCCGCGACGCCCGGGATCGCCTCGGCCTCGGCAGCGCCCGGACAGCCCGGCCCGCGGgccctgccgccgccgccgccgcctccgccacCGCCACCACCGCGAGCCTCCTCCGGCCCGCGCGCCGTCTTCGTGTCCTCCTCGTCCGGCGCCTCGTGCCCGCTGTCTGCGCCGGGGCTGCGGCCGCCGCCGCCGTACCCGTTGGCATCGGCATCGTCCACCATGTACGGGTCTCCGGAGCCTGCGGGAGGGCCGGGAGGACAGGGTGGTGAGGCCAGGCGCAGCAGGCCCGAACCCTGGTGGCCTCCCTAGCGTCCCGCGTCCCGGTACCCAACCTTGGCCCCGCATTcgttcctttccttctttctctcctgggCGCGAGCCTCCGGTGCCCGCTCCATCCCCATTCCCGACCCTGCTCTGCCCTGCAGACGCCCCCTCCGCACGGAAAACCCTTTGCTGGAGCTGGCCGGGCCCTGACTGACTGGCTCACAGCGGAAGCTCCTTATTGATTTGGGGGCAGACACGAACTTAATTAAACTCGCTTTTGTTTAAAGTACAAACTAGTTAACAGGCGTTTAATTTCTTGCGTTGAAGAGTCCCCCGTTGCAGTGGCGCTGGGTCAGCCCACCGCCTGGTATTTCAGAGCCTGCCCAGGCTCGAGTGCTAGGGTAGGACGGGGAGGGGGCAGATTCCTGGGAGCCTCTGGGGACCAAATCCATAGTGACCAGGCTCCAGCCCAGCACCAGAGCTAGGTAGCTGCTCACTAGGCCCTCGCTAGGCCCCTGGGAGGGAGTTGGTGAAGAGAAGCACTGTGGGTGGGCAGCACTGTGGGTAGCCCTACTGACAACGTCTGGCCCAGAGCACCAGGCGCAGCTGGGCAGAGGCCGCCTAGGTCGCTGCATTTTGAATTTCAGCAAACGTCGAAGCGGGTCAGAACCACTGGCCAGCGGAGAGGGTTTTGGAAGACTGACCTGTCGCCTAGCTTGGAATGATGTccaagcacagggccaggagtaagctcggtgcatcatcgggtgtgccccccccaaaaaaaaagtggaggaaagTGTCAACAAGTCAGTGCCCTCCGGTAGACCCCACAGGTGTCCCGATAACCCAGAGGGTCGGGATTAAAGCTTGGCGGGCTGAGAAAGTTAGAACTCAGAGTAAACGAAACCAGAAACAAACCAGCGTGGCTCCGTTCCTGGTTTCACGCATCAGGGCCGGCTGCAGGAGCCACAGGATCACTCTGGACATTCAGGCTCCTTTCCCTGTCCAGGGGCAGTGGGGAAGGGACCCAGACACACCCGGAGGGTTCTAGAGCTGCTTCCAGAGCCGCCCAGCCCTACCCTGTCCTGGACCGCACCTAAGTGCGGAGCAGAGCCCACCGTGGGCCGTCCCTGCAGCACCCGGCTGGGAAGTTGGAGGGAGGAAGGCGAGGTGGAACTCCAAAAGCAATCAGGAGCCGGTCGAATGCAATTCTCGATCAATGGCGACCCTTAATAAGTGTAATAGGTTTTAATCGAGTAATTATCCGAATTTTGACCCTATAATTTAGATGTTGGGGGGGCCTTGCAAGGTGCTTGAAAGAGATATGTATGCCGCCGTAATGGGATATCGACCCGCGGGGGCTAGGGCCGCCCCATTACCGGCCGCTCTCGCCGCTAAGCACATTTCCCCTTAACTGTAATCGAAGGGATTTAATTGTTTTTCCAGAGATAACCAGCGCTTTGTCACAATTAGTCTGATttgtccaaaaggaaaaaaaaaaaaaaaaaggaaagaaagaaagaaagaaagaaaagaaaaaaaaaggtgtttgggGAGGAAGGCAGGCCTGACGGGCGGCCTCCCGGGGGTGGAGTGGTCAGCGTGCAGCTGACTCACGTTCCCGAGTCCCTGGCACCCACCGCCCCATCCCGACTCTCCTGCGAGCCTGGGGGTCCCTCGGTGGAGACGTTTTCGCGGGCGAGGCGCGGGCCAGGCGGCCCCGCTGCCCCGTTGGGACAGAGGCTGCGGGCGCCCTGCGCGCTTCGAACTTCGAACCGAGCCTTCGTGCCCGGCGCCCAGGCTCGCGCGCGGCCTGCCAGGCTCCCCGCGCCCCCAAGCACAGTTCCAGCACACCCGCCCCCCATCGCCGGGCCGGCGCCGGCCTTGTCCTTCTCACCGGGAGGCTCCGCTCCTGCTCCGGCTCCGGCTGCGGCTCCGGGCGCACGGCGCTCCAGCTCCTCCGAGCGCGGCGGGCGTCCCGGGACGGCGGGCGCCGGTGCGCACGGGCCCGGGGCGCACGGGGCGCACGCGGCGGGCGGCACGGGGCCCAGCAGCACGCAGCGGCGCCTCCGGCTGTTGAACTTGTTGGGGTCCAGGATGTCCAGCACCGAGAAGGACGTGGGGCGCggcggcgggccgggccgggccgcgccGGGCCCCTCGGGCGCCGCGGGCACCGTGTCGCTGGCTGCGGGCGGCGGGGCTCCAGCCCGGGGGAAGGCGGCGGGCGGCTCGGCGCGCCCGTCCATGGCGTCCCGGGCGGCGGGTGCGGGCGCTGCGGATCCCGGCCCGGGTCCGGGcaacggcggcggcggcggcagcttGGGGCCGTCCGCGGGAGCCGCCAAGCCGCTGCTGGAGCTCATGCCGGCCTCCCGCCGCTCCGGCCGCGCGGGCCCCGGAGGCTACTGCGCGGCCATCCCCGGCCCCGCGGCTGCCGCTCAGGCGCCCGACGCGCCCGGCCCGCTCATTTATGTCCGCCCCGCGCGGCGCCCACGCGCCCACCCGCCGCTCCCACGTGCCCCGCAGTCGGCCGCGGGCCCCGCTCTCTCGTTAGCGCGCGCGCCTAAGTGGCGGCGAAGGGCCCCGGGCGCGCGAGGCGGAGGCCCGCGCCCAGCGAGCCCCGCGGGCGTCCgtgcggcccggcccggcccgggctTCAAATCACCGCGAGGCCGCGAGGTCCAGGGCGCGCGGGCGACGGCTGCGTGCGGCCCTGGGCATCCCCACGGCTTCCCGCGGGCTCCGCGCGCGCTCCGACCCCTGCCCGCGAGGGGTCTGCTCCGGCGTCCCGCGCCCGCCTCTGCGCCGCGTCAAATTAGGGCCCGGGGGGACCCTCGGGGCGGGGCGGCCCGCGCGGGGAGGAGGGGCAGCGAGAGCCGCGCGTCGCCCGCCCCGCAGCCCCGCACGGCCCCTCCCCGCCGCCCTGGACCGGGCACCCAAGGCCCCGTCTGCCTGGGATGTCCTCTCTTTCTTGCTCAATGTTCCCTGCACGTTTTTCCGGGCCCCGGCTACTCCTTCCCCTTCCCCGGTGCTCTCGGGGAGAGGACCAGCCAGGGGGACCCAGGTGGAGGCCGCAGCGGGCTCGCGCGCGCGCGTCCACGGGTGGGCGCGCGCGCCGCCTCACACACACTGCGGTCCCCGGAGCCCGCTCGCGCACAAGGACGGGTCCTTGGCAATTACCGCGGGCAATGATCCTTTGGAAGCAGAAATTAAAAGTTGGGAGGAATAATGGGGGCCCCGATCGGCTGTGATCTGGACACGCCGAACCTCGGGAAGGCAGGGTCTGGGCTAGACGCAGGCCGCCCCTCCCCCAGGCCGCCCCTTCCCCGCGAGCTGGACCGTCCAGATTTCAATCAGTCCCACAACACTGTGTCCTTCCTCGCCCCGGACTTGATTATTCtttatctttaaattataaatcacttctggggaAAGGAGGGTGGATAATCTCTCATCACTGGGAG is a window from the Suncus etruscus isolate mSunEtr1 chromosome 16, mSunEtr1.pri.cur, whole genome shotgun sequence genome containing:
- the NKX1-1 gene encoding NK1 transcription factor-related protein 1 is translated as MDGRAEPPAAFPRAGAPPPAASDTVPAAPEGPGAARPGPPPRPTSFSVLDILDPNKFNSRRRRCVLLGPVPPAACAPCAPGPCAPAPAVPGRPPRSEELERRAPGAAAGAGAGAEPPGSGDPYMVDDADANGYGGGGRSPGADSGHEAPDEEDTKTARGPEEARGGGGGGGGGGGGRARGPGCPGAAEAEAIPGVADDSEIPGPRGNSPGPSAAGGAGAAPQSAAKPKRKRTGSDSKSGKPRRARTAFTYEQLVALENKFKATRYLSVCERLNLALSLSLTETQVKIWFQNRRTKWKKQNPGADTSAPTGSGGGAGPGAGPGAGLPGGLSPLSPSPPMGAPLAMHGPAGYPAHGPGGLVCAAQLPFLSSPAVLSPFVLGSQTYGAPAFYAPHL